The Gouania willdenowi chromosome 5, fGouWil2.1, whole genome shotgun sequence sequence AAATCCTCACTTTTGTAATATAATGCAATTTTCTattggaaaaatgtaaacaagttttaaaaaaacaagctaaTATGagcaataatcataataaagtcTCCATCTCTTTGGCAGGAGCAAAGTATGTGCCCAGAGCTCTTCTTGTGGACCTGGAGCCTGGAACCATGGACAGTGTCAAAGGGAGTCACATCGGAGCTCTTTTTAGGCCAGACAACTTCATTCATGGTAAGATTGTGGGATTTTAAATAGACATTATTCATGAATCCCAGAGTACTTTATTACACTCTTATTTATATTGACTATCTGTTACAGAGCTAACTGTTGGTGTTGAAGCCTTTACTTAACAACCAGCTGAGAGGGTTCAGGTTTCATGTGTTGTTCAGGACACTTGGACACATGTACAGGACAAGCACTAAATCAATCTGACTTTTGTAAACAGCTTTCTTTCCATTCCATACAGACGTAACAGTGTTTAAGTGTCCAGAGTGTATGAGACTCTTTCCCCACCACCTTCAACTAAAACAGATCAATGAACAAAGGGTGAAAAATGAAGAGTCCCCTCAACACTCGTTACATAAGTATCCCAAAgtcaaagaaataaatataccATGTgccattcacactttaaaagcatGTAAGAAATGtccatccccattaataatgatacagtaggtccaaatgtatgggcaacccaattttttttttttgttttgttgaaaaGTCACAACAAACTTGGGAAACTTGGGGTAatttgaggaaccaacctgacatgaCAGAGTCAAACTTCATAAAGATCAGTGAAATACGAACTGGGATATATATTCTTGAAATTGCGCCTACAATTAGCAATAgggatttttagatttttgaaactgacCCAGAATCAGTATTTTAATCCACACTGGATCTCCTCCATAATTTAATGGGATTTTTCATGGCGTAGtgtctgtctttggttaaaaattTGTCAGAATCCGCTAAATATTTTTGGTcacactttatttagttttatacataaggctgacattacgctgtcattattatgacatgacacctgtcattagcatgaataaggtgtcatgaaggctgtcattaagtattGTTCagtaaattatgacaccttttgctagattatgacaccttttgagctatgttggcatttttttaatgtaatcctgctaacagtcaaacaaataaaaaccagtGATAATATGActtccttggcagaggtaataaacGTATCTCattaaatggcaaaaaaaataaatcacaattccCAAGCCCAACCCACGACAACCTTGAGATTATGGGTTCAGTCCTACGTGGCAATTTACTACCTCTGCATTTATTttcctaattaaaaaaatcctttttgtGGTGTCACAGGGAACTCAGGTGCTGGGAATAACTGGGCGAAAGGCCACTACACGGAGGGGGCCGAACTGGTGGAGCAGGTGATAGACAGGGTGAGGACCGAGAGTGAGAGCTGCGATTGCCTTCAGGGCTTCCAGATGGTTCACTCGCTGGGCGGCGGCACTGGCTCTGGGATGGGAACCCTCATCATCAACAAGATCAAAGAGGAGTACCCTGACCGCATCATGAACAGCTTCAGCATCATGCCATCGCCCAAAGTTTCTGACACCGTGGTGGAGCCCTACAACGCCATCCTCTCAATCCACCAGCTTCTGGAGAACACAGATGAGACCTTTTGCATTGACAACGAGGCCCTCTACGACATCTGTTTCAGAACACTAAAACTGACCACACCAACCTACGGAGACCTCAACCATTTGGTGTCAATGACCATGAGCGGGGTCACAACCTCCCTGAGATTCCCTGGGCAGCTCAATGCAGACTTAAGGAAGCTGGCGGTCAACATGGTGCCTTTTCCTCGCCTCCACTTCTTCATGCCAGGGTTTGCACCTCTGACAGCACGTGGCAGCCAACAGTACAGAGCCCTCACTGTACCAGAACTCACCCAACAGATGTTTGACGCCCGCAACATGATGACAGCGTGCGACCCAAGACGAGGCCGGTATCTCACTGTGGCCGGTGTCTTCCGGGGCAGAATGTCCACCAAGGAGGTGGATGAACAGATGCTCTTAATTCAGCAGAAGAACAGCGATTACTTCGTGGACTGGATCCCTCACAACGTCAAGGTGGCCGTGTGTGACATCCCACCGAGAGGTCTCCGGATGGCCTCCACGTTCATAGGCAACAACACCGCAATTCAGGAAATTTTCCGGAGAATGGGCGAGCAGTTCTCCCTGATGTTCAGACGTAAGGCGTTCCTCCACTGGTACACCGGGGAGGGGATGGATGAGATGGAGTTCACCGAGGCAGAGAGCAACGTAGCCGACCTGGTGTCAGAGTACCAGCAGTACCAAGACGCCACTGTTGAGTCTGACTGGGGagcagaagaggaagaggaggaggaaggctcagtttcacaaacaacaacaaccacagtCCAGTCTCTGAGGGAGGTTCAGTTAGAAACTGTGACAGAAACGAGCAAAGAAACTTTAGATGATTAGAAGACAGTGGCTGGAGCTGCGGTTCGAGGGTTTCTGAACAGGATGCGGAAAGATGTGTGACTCTTGATGTTTCATTTAATGTACAACGTTTGAACTGGAAAACATAATAAGTTGACATTACTTATGAAATTTAAAGACTCTTACTACTtacagtatttatgttaaaTTTGTTTAACTTAATCATAACTTAGTTAAGTTAATCAAATCCAAAGATAAAGATAACCTTTACTAGTCCCAGAAAGGGGATTTTTTAAGTATTCCACCAGCAAAGGATCACAGtataaaaaatagcaaaaaagaggaaatataagcatgaaaaaatacattcacaattgataaaattgtaataattctttttttttttttttttttaaccagtttgcacttaaaaaactaaaagtaaagtcaacttattattctttACAGTGCAGCTGCTTGATATTACCAAACTTAATACTTTCCAATATCATTATTTGATGTCACCATAATGGTTAATGGACATGTTTGTGGTGGCTCTTTgactaaaattataattataagacaattatttaaagtatatatttttcattttaaggaTTTAAAACAACAGTACCAGTAAATGTCTTGAATAATTCTGAATTAAGTTATCATTTATTAGCAATAGAAATAATTACTTTTGAGTGTTGAATGTTATGcttatttacattttgaattCTGAACTTCGTGCTTTTACGACAAATGagcaaattaattaattaagcaCTTCATTTGTATAGTCAAGAATATTATCTATATTCTTTAATTAATGAACAATGGTATGTTTGTCTCGGAGGACCAATAATATGTAGTTAGTCAAATAAAGCTATTATAATATGTTGGTGTGTAACAATATTGTTTaaatatgcttttgttttgtcagctttgacttttttgttttgatctaTAACTGAATATGTTAAATGTATTGGtgcttttacatatttattttctattatacataaattcaattgaatgtgtgtgtgtgtgttccattgATTGTAAACTAAATATGATACGATCTAATATAAAATGTGACTGCAAAACTATTAAAGTAGAACTTTGTCTGACAACAGAGCGAACATTGGCAAggcaaaatataaatgaataacaatAGCAGTGGTGTTCATATAGCACTTAATAGCACTTCTTATAGTGCTAACCTTCAGCGACATTTGCAGACATGGTgaacaagttcggatgaacaACGGCTGGTCCCGCGTaacgtctccgcgccgaatagcacgtaacacgttcccgagaattcagccaaaggactcggttccaccgagtaaaaaaaggtctcagagaggctcttgacatccgctcatagaatatccatgtcaaattacagcccgattcaacaagcattaacgaaggagtagtcatttgaacaATGGGGCCCCTGTGGCACATAAGGAGTAATGGgctccattcatatattggtatgtgtcaatgatttggtaccaccaattgttgtaatatttgactcgcaaatcatttttttttcttttgagggCCCAAATCAAAAATGGGGCTCCGACAGTCGATGCGTatacatccatagattatacctaccacatttcagcccgatccattcatgaataacagaggagtagcgattaaAACTAGTGTACAtaacaaccacaaaaaaagaacaacaacaaagtgtaaaaatgtgtgaataattacaataattattcatttcaaagacatcaaaaaaaaaaaaaaaaaatatatatatatatatatatatatatatatatatatttgaataaaCCAAACTGTCATGACAGAACACACATATAACACTGTTCATGGCTGTTTCCTCCCTGTCAGATGACTCTGGGGTAAAGAGATTACACACGGCTGGGCCAAAGTGTCTGTGCTCTGAGATAAGGAGATGACGGGGCAATGTCACAAGACTCCTGGGCCAAATTGACCTTAGTAATACTGTTCAGACAAAGAAGCACCGTCTATGGATATAGGTTAGGTCTACGAGTGCTAAGGGCTACTAGGTAACCAAGGTCAACATTTTTACGCCATAATAACCACCAGCTTTTGCAAAGAAGGTTAATTTGATGTTCTTCCAACCAATTACCTCACAAGTCTCTCCGACATTACTTTAggccagacataggcaactggtggcccggggggcACATGCGGCCCTccgtctaattttatgcggcccaaAAGTcgcacaaaatgatagaaaaatacacaaaacaaaagcaagaatgcattgaaaaatacaaagaattacatcattgcaagaaaaatacagtaaaagacaagaaacacacagaaaatactccaaaaatgaacaaaacgacaagagtaatacacaaaatgacaccaaattatacaaaacaacaactaaaatacataaaatgactcaaaagaatatacaaaagtaCAGATAATGgcaataaaagtacacaaaaagacaagaaaaacacaacacacagtattaacaaacaagcaaaacaacaacagaaatacacataaaatactccaaaaaaacagacaaaattactataaaacctctttgttctttcctgggTTAATGGTGAGATTGCTCAATATTCTAAACCccaacatgaatgttgataatgtgaccctttgatcaaacaaacacatttggcCCTCGCTGTAATAGAAGTTGCCCGTTTCTGCTTTAGGCCTTTGATCAAATGGCCACAGCAAATATTCATCTTCTTAACACACTGTGTTGAGGTTTAACACAAATGTATGTGTGTTAATCCCTGACAGGTCACCTAGTTGTCAGCGAGCCAACTCCAGAAGTCAGACAAGCCGTCCTATTTCATTTTGTGGCTCGCTGAAAGAAAAGTTGGAATGAACTGTATTCCCCAAAACATCCAACACATGTCACCTCTAAACCAcaggtgggcaacttctatcacagcgggggccacaaaaatgtgtttgtttgaacgaagggccacattatcaacattcatgtcagcatttagaataatgactattCTGAGCATTGACACATGAAAGAACagagtttttattgtaatttggtgtttttttgtcattctgtgtatgtttgttgttgtcttggttgttatgattgcattttgtgcattgatgttttccttttgtgtatttttcctctaaaatgtatgttttttggagtcatattgcgtatttatgttgtcattttgcgttttttgtAGTAAGTTTTGTGTACATCTGTTGTTTgctagtactgtgggtttgcagagtcattttttgtttgtattgtcttttttttaatatgtttttttgttgctgtcattttgtgtatatttgtcattgtttagtgttatttggagtaattttgtgtattactgttgtcattttgttttgtgtgtttggagcatTTTcgctgtattttcctgcaatgttatAATTCTTTGTATCTTTTCAATGTTTACTTTGTTGGCCGCATAAAATtggaccgagggccacatgtggccccggTGCAGCCAGttacccatgtctgctctacacAGAAGTGGAAAATGTAAAATCCAATAATGCTTTTTCTGGGTGGCAGAGTTAATCAGCCTTAGTTTAACAATGTAAGGCTTGCCAACAAAAATTAAAAGCCAATTGCACATTTCATAAGATTTTGTTGATAAAATCAACATTCAATGACAGTCAGTAGAAAATCTGTTATAACCTATAGCCTTTTAATTAAATTCCAGCTTTAGTTGGTTTCAGAATGATTCATTTTATGAAAGGTGATAAAGTCTAGTTGGCAAAGCCCCAGGGCTGTTgactttttaatatttaaattgaaTGTTTCAGAAATAGAACATCTTTATGACTTTACCTACAGAAAACTTCCTAATTTGttaattaaaaattcaaaagaaTATCAacttttgaagttttttttaaaacatgttcataaTTTATAATATAGAGGTGCCTTTCAGGGTAGCCAAGGTCACAGCAAGGTTAgagcaacaataacaaaataaatgtttaacgCCAAAATCGCcttaaaatgtgcttttatatTATACAATACATACTTACTGACGGCTGATGGtggacaaatacatttaaatcacGTGCGTACAAAAACTCACAAGATCTCAATCATTTACGGTACGCTTCACTGTGCAAAGCTCTTTTCATACAAATTAATGTAGCACTATTGGTTCTGGGtataaacagaaacacaaaagtgAACACAAACATATTAGGTGTAAGCAAAGTTTGAATTTAGATTAGTCAGAGACAGttaggatattttttttttctaagaaaTCATCCAATAGGAATAACAAATCAATATGACACTCATCTAACACAGCTCCTCCTGTCCCGTACATGCAATGACCAAAGTCCATCCAACAGGACCAGAGCCAGACACCTTCAGCCTTTAGTTCACCTCAGCTTTCCTTATCTCGTCCCTCCTTTCCTTGGCATGGGACATAGCTTCATTCTACCAAAGGAACAGACTATATTGTATATTACACTGTTGTCATCTTGCACACCTTCACAAAATAAGATTTTAAAAACTGAGCATAGACCTCAGataaacaaacttaaaaaaaaaaacaattcaagaATTAAACGTGATGCTTAATGatgaataacaaataaacaggttTACAGAAATACTAGTATACTTGTGAAAAAAATGCTAAAGTTCCCTGAAAGTATTTACACATCTTAACTACAAATGCTAAATATTTGTTCAACTTAAATtctgaccagcagagggcgctagtgAGCATTGTGTGTCACAGAGTTTACTGTGGTACTGTTGCGTGGCATACAAAAAAGGTTGTTGCGTCATTCAAACGTGtgtttaggttttattttttgcaatagTTGATGGTAGTTTGTCTTATAACAGTCAAAATCTATTTctctaatatttatttaactgaAAGCAGTGTCTATGaacatatatacagtgtatagtGAGATGAAATTGTTGACTGTTGACACATATGTAATAAAGGCATTTTAAACAAAGCTAAAAGTAGCCCAGGCGTACATTTCTGTGTGTCCAAataaaatatgtgtatttttagaatTTAGCTAAATGACCTGTCTGAACACTGTTAAGTCACTTGACATCATTCCTTGAGCTCCATGTGTGGATGATGTAACCAGTTTTGAATGTGAggcaaattttaaaaatgtctcttTGATTTTACCTGCATTAATTTCAACAATTAAATTGGATTTTATGTCAAAAACATGTCACattaatacagtttttaatcaaagtCTTAACATGAAGAAGAACGTGGTTACCATCGGTGATTGGATTTAAAATGTCAGCATTTCTCAAAGGCGGGACAGTAAAGCCAAATTATTAATGTTCTATAATGTATAATCAcatatatttattgattataaacGGTCATGTTTAGAGTATTTGAGGAATATATGACTTTAGTCGCTGGGTCACTGGTTGAAAAAGCAAACAGGCACAGCACAGGCAGCTATGTGCAGAAGTGGGGGAGGGGTTGGGGGGAGGAGCCTAGTTTGAGGTCGCTCCTGAACGTGGTTTTTAACCGTGTGTCTGTCTGTAGATTTACCGGCTTATCCTTCATCCACCGACACATCACCGACAGCTTTCAACCCGTTGCACCATGAAGATCTGGACCTCTGAGCACATATTTAAGTAAGTAAAGACTGTTGGAGTTTTAACGCGGTCCGCTTTTTAGCGATGGCGGCTAGTCTCGGCCGCCGGCTTCCTCGTTTTAATCATATGAACGACTATAAAAGGTTACTTTAcgcaattaattaaaaataattgagtTCCCAGTCGCAAACAAACAGGCATGGATAGCGTATATAACTCTCTCGTTTTGTCTCGATGCGTTTTTTTCAatctatttaatttttcattgcATAACTATCCGCTTAGGTCCCGCCCTCCACGCGCCGAACCTTTCCCCTACTTTGTGCCGTAACTGTCTGCGTCACTTAGCAACGCTGCGGTGTTCCCTAGCAACCATTGAATTGAACGGTCGGTTGTGACGCCAATGTCAAATTCTTCATTCAGAAATTCTCACATAatcaattacattaaaaaaaaaaaaaaaaaaaaaggcaaatccGGTTTAAACATTTcgagaaacaaaacacacacagtgacataaAATGGTAGACAAGGGCCTCAGTAGCCCTCAGCCTCATTAATGAcgccataaatacacaaaatgggagTACTGCACAATAtaataaatgacaagaaaaaacacaaaacggcaaATATGTCGAACAACGAAAAACTTTCTAAATAcagatgacaagaaaaacacactaaactgctttttcttttaaagtatttcttgttttttcctgtataaatgcttagagcaggggtgtccaattccggtcctcgagggccactatccagcatgttttagatgtttccctcttccaacacacctgattcaaatgatcaactcctcatccagctctgcagaagcctgataacgatcctaatcatttgaatcaggtgtgttggaagagggaaacatctaaaaaatgctggatagtggccctcgaggaccggaattggacacccctggctTAGAgtgttcattattctaaatgctgaccaGAATGTTGATAAAGGAAAATACAATCGGATTGCAGATTTTCGTGGCcccgttgtgataaaagttgcccaatTCTACCCTAGATGTGTAtctaaattatatattatataacagGTCTACGATagtatttttgtaaaattgcAAAGGACGAATGtcctttaaagttttttttttttttttttttttttctaaaataagattaaaacaaCTGCCTCGACCCTGAAAAGGGATCAAGCATGCccgaaaatggatggatggaaaattAAAAGAAAGTGACTTGATCCCTAAGCCTAATCGGGCAGGTAATCATTGCTATTACATCTGCAGGAACTTGTTTTTCTACTAACTGAAGTAAAGCAAGTTTTTACAAAGGTTTCAGGAAACTATAGATTAACTAAGAAAAAGTTATGCTACAAACAGAATAGCTATAAAAAACAATCACTTCAAGAAACAAGCTCCGTTGCACTTTAGTTCAGCTTTTTTGATGATATTTACAATTTTACTGTTATGTAATACCACCAATTCATGACTAATGGGATCATTTTAGATATCTAAGATAACATTTTGAAGTGTATACGGTAATTggtgttttactgtttttttacgtaacctagagctgggcaaataattgatttatcgaatttgtagataaaaacaatttttagtttgcaaattcaagtttaaaggagaaaaaaatgtaattttttttcccaccacagttttttttagactttttcACATTCCATCTTTGTGGGTTACCTTAgggcgatgtgagccagcctctgctttgtttacatttgtttaccctttgagtaggctatatgtgtgccacaggcatggttaattttttattcgcactatgctgagatgctaagagaagacgtttattgttttttttttttgaattctaatataatgttataaaatatgtagttatctgatttcttaatcagaaaatttaagctactgtgaagtttctgttgcacttttgcttaaacctgggttaaaactTAAAATTGTTGACTGACAGAGCCTcgtttactgtttattttgggattgttctatggaTTTCAACTCTTGAGGacactgcagtcatttttaagtgcattgaaggaaaaaaaatcgaatcgaaactgtaattttttttttttttttttaaacagattttCTTTTTAGGCGTAATCACCAATCCCTAACTTAACCAAAATGGTTTTGcctgtttgatttgttttgcaGTCATCCCTGGGAGACGGTGACCAAAGCTGCCATGCAGAAGTACCCAAACCCCATGAATCCTAATGTGATTGGAGTGGATGTTCTCGACAGGAACATCGACAGGCAAGGACGCCTCCACAGTAAACGACTTCTCAGCACAGAGTGGGGTCTACCATCTATAGTAAAGTCTGTAAGTGTCCCGACCTACAACCTGAACAGTCACAACTATGAACTATTCAGTTCCAGTGAGGGGTTAATGCTTTCCATGAGGGGAGCACAGTTGTAACTTGAAGAGCTAATTCTGTCCAGGGGTCAATGGCCTTTTGGTAAAGCTCGTGTACTGCTGTACAGGACACAGTAGTACCATTCCTATCATAGGTCAGATTTAACTCCATGACTGCGCGTGATGTACGTTTCCACGTCTTTGCCTGTGCCGTTCTAGGGGTCACCTAAATCTAGAGGGCAGAGATGACATGTTGCTTACTTTTCTGATCCTCTCAtattaaatgttgaaaataaaagcCCAACAGTAAGATAATATCCTTCCATGTCTGTATTACTGTTGGTCTGTTGCTCTGCGTTAGGGAAGGGCTTGTAATTGAGTAGACGAGGTCAGTCTGATGACACAGACTGTCCCAGTCATGGATGGCTTATTCCCACAGTTCCTTATTGGCTTGACCTTAAAGCACATTATGTTTATCCATGTGCTGGATCTTATTATTCTACATATCATGTCTGCCCGTGACACCACACCATGGCAATACACaccatgaaaaataaactgaGATAAATGGATAATTTTTGGATTTTCCGCCTATTTTTTTCCCTGCTGTTgtaatttctgcattttttttttttgtgggaaaaaaaatgtacatttaaaatgtacct is a genomic window containing:
- the LOC114463859 gene encoding tubulin beta chain-like; translation: MREIVHLQIGQCGNQIGSKFWEVISEEHGINAVGLYDGDSPVQLERANVYFNEAFGAKYVPRALLVDLEPGTMDSVKGSHIGALFRPDNFIHGNSGAGNNWAKGHYTEGAELVEQVIDRVRTESESCDCLQGFQMVHSLGGGTGSGMGTLIINKIKEEYPDRIMNSFSIMPSPKVSDTVVEPYNAILSIHQLLENTDETFCIDNEALYDICFRTLKLTTPTYGDLNHLVSMTMSGVTTSLRFPGQLNADLRKLAVNMVPFPRLHFFMPGFAPLTARGSQQYRALTVPELTQQMFDARNMMTACDPRRGRYLTVAGVFRGRMSTKEVDEQMLLIQQKNSDYFVDWIPHNVKVAVCDIPPRGLRMASTFIGNNTAIQEIFRRMGEQFSLMFRRKAFLHWYTGEGMDEMEFTEAESNVADLVSEYQQYQDATVESDWGAEEEEEEEGSVSQTTTTTVQSLREVQLETVTETSKETLDD